TTCCTCTGCCAAGCCTAAATCTCTGGCTGGGTCTTAGAATCTGTTTTAGAAGTGCCATTTTGGGTACATTCCAATGTTCGACATGCCTGAAATGAAAGCCGAATGAATTGAAACATATGTTGAATGAATTGAACTAAGTATGTCTGATGATCCCACTGTTGTTACCTGCATACTCTTCCGGACTGCACATCAAAATAGTACTCCGTATATCCAGTAGCTGCAATATAGAAGTGTGGCTTAATTAGCTAACTATGTGAACTTTTACAATGATAAAATGAATGGCATCTCCAACTCATTGTCGCTTGGTTCAGAACAAGCAAGATTCATGGAAAGTTAATCAACCTCACAATTCAATGAAGAGCAAGGTTCTTGTATGATGTAAAAAGCCCTTCTCATTTTATCTATTAATGATGAACACATCTCTTAAGTGGAAGCTAAAACTGGTGTAGTCCCCATGAGTGGATTGTTTAACTGTGCGACAGATATCAGATAAGCTGCtattaaatgttaaaatcTCAAATATCAGTTAGGGGATTAAAGCTATTACATGAATGGTACCAATCAAGGAGAAATCCATCTTTGGGAAGCTATCAAAGCAAAACCCATTTCTAGTGTAGTTATATTTTCCTGCAAACTTTACATTTTGTTTCAACTGTAGATGTTTCTTCatttacaaagaaaaacaGTTTTAAGGGTTCAATTTTCTGCAAAACGGCATTACAAGTTACTTCCAATATGTCTCTTTATCACTTTGAAGTAAAACCATGAAATATACCAGAAAGAATAGGCTTCCAAGGAAATGACATGATACAGCTAAATCGCCAGTATCCAATTCCCTTATCCTGTAAGAAAACAAATGTTTGGTTGTAACCATAATTTTTACACAAGAAACTCTGCTCTCTACAATACcgtattttatgtaaattccATCACCTCAAAGTCTTCCCACTTCATAAGCTTCATATTGGACTTCTCAAGAAGTAATCCGAAGTTTGTGCAGTTCCTTTTGAAACGTCGAAGTCCTTTAAATGAACCAGCTGGATCAGCAAATTCACAATCCTCTTCATATGCATCGGATGTGAGATTCCCTTTCATTTAGGAAAGCACGGTTACATTGaagctcaaaataaattttctaaaaaaccaAAACTGactaattaatagaaatatgaTGGTCGAAGATCAATTTTCTACAACCAAAGGACGAAAGTAGAAGATCGAGCACAAACCAAAATCAACGAATTAAGAGAAGTAACTTATGGGTGAAACTGAAAAACCTGTGACAAAATACGATCTTTGGAAGTCATCTTTGATAGATTGGACGACTGTGGCACGATCAATGCTTCCCAAGTCGTCAATGGAGAGCTTGAAATTCGCTTCACTAGTAACTGAAGGTGAACGGAAAAATGACGCGGCGATGCCAAGAAGCTCGGAGCTGTACCAAGCTACCTTGAGCAGGGCATTCTCAGGCTCCGATTCTTTTCTGGTGGATGGGTTCTCTCCGTTACAGCGAATTCTGTTGAATTTTCTAGGATAAATTGGagagaaaatgatattttgatGGTCAGAATTAAGTCTGGGAGTTATGGACGCGTGGGAGAGAAGGTTTGCCATTAAGTTAGAGAGACAGAGAAATGGAACTCCCGCCGttcttttaaatatctttattccAGAGAAATGGTGGCCATAAGAAATCTCCAAAGAGAAAAATTGAACTTACAGCAAACGCTGTCATTTAGTAGAAAATCTACAACTTAtcgatatataattttttttggaaaacGTACAGATAAGTCCTTAATCTTCTTCCCAAAATACAATTAACTACTCACTTTTAAAATGTGTTAATTAAACTCTAAACACTTTTAAAATAGTTCAATAGTCAATCTCAATACATGATCCAAGTATCACCCGAAGTGAATGAATAATGAGAATTAGGATTAGAACTAGCTGCTTTATAATAACTTGGTAAGACTGAtatgtcttttttagtactcgcaagtgcacgaaccgttcctatagtaagggtaagttcaccacgaggtcgatttCTCAAGAAACTATGAGGccatttattataaagactacttatcaacacaaaataataaaagtaaatctaaacactctaaatcg
The Ricinus communis isolate WT05 ecotype wild-type chromosome 1, ASM1957865v1, whole genome shotgun sequence DNA segment above includes these coding regions:
- the LOC8286677 gene encoding uncharacterized protein LOC8286677 isoform X2 produces the protein MANLLSHASITPRLNSDHQNIIFSPIYPRKFNRIRCNGENPSTRKESEPENALLKVAWYSSELLGIAASFFRSPSVTSEANFKLSIDDLGSIDRATVVQSIKDDFQRSYFVTGNLTSDAYEEDCEFADPAGSFKGLRRFKRNCTNFGLLLEKSNMKLMKWEDFELLDIRSTILMCSPEEYAGMSNIGMYPKWHF
- the LOC8286677 gene encoding uncharacterized protein LOC8286677 isoform X1, which translates into the protein MANLLSHASITPRLNSDHQNIIFSPIYPRKFNRIRCNGENPSTRKESEPENALLKVAWYSSELLGIAASFFRSPSVTSEANFKLSIDDLGSIDRATVVQSIKDDFQRSYFVTGNLTSDAYEEDCEFADPAGSFKGLRRFKRNCTNFGLLLEKSNMKLMKWEDFEDKGIGYWRFSCIMSFPWKPILSATGYTEYYFDVQSGRVCRHVEHWNVPKMALLKQILRPSQRFRLGRGRGY